A stretch of Candidatus Bathyarchaeia archaeon DNA encodes these proteins:
- a CDS encoding [LysW]-aminoadipate/[LysW]-glutamate kinase, whose product MIVLKIGGDIFRRGLSDSLANDIGEILKRDRLVIVHGGGDEVTEIAEKLGKKQIFVTSPEGVRSRYTDEETVEIYTMVMAGRVNKAIVKWLIGKNMPAVGISGVDGALMIASRKKKLLVVDERGRKRIIDGGFTGKISKVNSSLLEVLVDHGFLPVVSPIALGEENEYLNVDSDRAAGQIASALKAEKIVFLTDVPGVRLGEEYVKRIKLSEAKEVLPKIGPGMDKKLIASIEALEAGVKEAIIACGFTDSPVISALNGLNGTVISAE is encoded by the coding sequence ATGATAGTCCTGAAAATCGGCGGAGACATATTTAGAAGGGGGCTAAGCGATAGCCTCGCCAACGATATAGGTGAAATCTTAAAGAGGGACAGGCTGGTTATCGTTCATGGTGGTGGAGACGAGGTTACAGAGATAGCTGAGAAGCTTGGCAAGAAGCAGATTTTCGTGACCTCGCCTGAGGGCGTCAGGAGCAGGTACACGGACGAAGAGACCGTGGAAATATACACGATGGTTATGGCTGGCAGGGTGAATAAGGCGATTGTCAAATGGCTTATAGGGAAAAATATGCCGGCTGTTGGGATTTCAGGCGTCGACGGCGCATTAATGATCGCGAGCAGGAAGAAGAAGCTTCTGGTGGTTGATGAGCGTGGGAGAAAGCGCATTATAGATGGAGGCTTCACTGGAAAAATATCGAAGGTTAACTCAAGTCTCCTTGAGGTTCTCGTAGACCACGGTTTTCTGCCAGTCGTCTCACCTATAGCCCTTGGCGAAGAGAACGAGTACCTGAATGTTGACAGCGATAGGGCGGCTGGGCAGATAGCTAGCGCGTTAAAGGCTGAAAAAATAGTCTTTCTGACGGATGTTCCGGGCGTAAGATTAGGCGAAGAATATGTTAAGCGGATTAAGCTAAGCGAGGCCAAGGAGGTTCTGCCTAAGATAGGCCCCGGCATGGATAAGAAGCTAATTGCTTCGATAGAGGCTCTGGAAGCCGGCGTTAAAGAGGCTATTATCGCATGCGGGTTCACGGATAGCCCGGTGATAAGCGCTCTTAACGGTTTGAATGGTACGGTGATAAGCGCTGAATGA